The following are encoded in a window of Bacillus xiapuensis genomic DNA:
- the typA gene encoding translational GTPase TypA produces MNTRNDLRNIAIIAHVDHGKTTLVDQLLKQSGIFRSNEHIEERAMDSNDIERERGITILAKNTAIQYKNTKINILDTPGHADFGGEVERIMKMVDGVLLVVDAYEGCMPQTRFVLKKALEQNLRPIVVVNKIDRDFARPEEVVDEVLELFIELDANDDQLEFPVIYASGINGTASTTPDKQDENMEALYEAILEHIPSPVDNREEPLQFQVAMLDYNDYVGRIGIGRLFRGAMKVGQQVALMKLDGTVKSFRVTKMFGFMGLKRIEIEEAYAGDLIAVSGMEDINVGETVCPIDHQEALPVLRIDEPTLQMTFLVNNSPFAGREGKFVTARKIQERLEAQLETDVSLRVENTDSPDAWIVSGRGELHLSILLENLRREGFELQVSKPEVIVKEVDGVRCEPMERVQIDVPEEYTGSVIESLGSRKGEMLDMVNNGNGQVRLVFMVPARGLIGYTTEFLTMTHGYGIINHTFDSYQPMQPGRVGGRRQGVLVSIEAGKASPYGIMQVEDRGTIFVEPGTEVYGGMIVGEHTRENDLTVNVTRVKQATNVRSATKDQTTTLKKPRLMSLEEALEYLNDDEYCEITPESIRLRKKILDKNERERLAKKKKYEEM; encoded by the coding sequence TTGAATACAAGAAATGACTTAAGAAATATTGCCATTATTGCGCACGTTGACCATGGGAAAACCACCCTGGTTGACCAATTATTGAAACAATCTGGTATTTTCAGAAGCAATGAACATATAGAAGAACGGGCAATGGATTCCAATGATATTGAAAGAGAACGCGGTATAACCATTTTGGCGAAGAATACGGCGATTCAATATAAAAATACAAAGATCAATATTTTAGATACCCCGGGGCATGCGGACTTTGGCGGAGAAGTAGAGCGAATCATGAAGATGGTAGATGGCGTCCTGTTGGTGGTGGATGCATACGAAGGCTGCATGCCGCAGACGCGATTCGTTTTGAAAAAAGCCTTAGAACAGAATTTGCGCCCAATTGTGGTTGTGAATAAAATTGACCGCGACTTTGCCCGTCCGGAAGAAGTAGTCGATGAAGTGCTTGAACTGTTTATTGAACTGGATGCCAACGATGACCAGCTTGAATTCCCAGTCATTTATGCTTCCGGAATCAACGGAACGGCTAGCACAACGCCTGACAAGCAAGACGAAAATATGGAAGCTTTGTATGAAGCGATTCTTGAGCATATTCCATCTCCGGTAGATAACCGTGAGGAACCGCTTCAATTCCAAGTAGCGATGCTGGATTATAATGATTACGTTGGCCGGATTGGAATTGGCCGTTTGTTCCGGGGGGCAATGAAGGTCGGCCAGCAGGTCGCTCTCATGAAGCTCGACGGAACAGTCAAATCCTTCCGCGTAACGAAAATGTTCGGCTTTATGGGGCTGAAGCGGATTGAGATTGAAGAAGCGTATGCCGGTGATTTAATTGCTGTATCTGGTATGGAGGACATTAACGTTGGAGAAACAGTTTGTCCGATTGATCACCAGGAAGCCTTGCCGGTTCTGCGCATTGATGAACCTACTTTACAAATGACATTTCTTGTGAATAACAGTCCTTTTGCTGGCCGTGAAGGAAAATTCGTTACAGCGCGTAAAATTCAAGAACGGCTGGAAGCGCAGCTTGAAACAGATGTCAGCTTGCGGGTGGAGAATACGGATTCCCCGGATGCCTGGATTGTTTCTGGCCGCGGCGAGCTTCATTTATCCATTCTGCTTGAGAATTTGCGCCGCGAAGGATTCGAATTGCAAGTATCCAAACCTGAAGTCATTGTGAAAGAAGTAGACGGAGTGCGCTGCGAGCCAATGGAACGGGTGCAAATTGATGTACCAGAAGAATACACAGGATCCGTGATTGAGTCGCTCGGTTCGCGTAAAGGCGAAATGCTTGACATGGTTAATAACGGCAACGGCCAAGTCCGCTTAGTCTTTATGGTTCCGGCCCGGGGCTTGATCGGTTATACGACAGAATTTTTAACGATGACTCATGGATACGGTATTATTAATCACACGTTTGACAGCTATCAGCCGATGCAGCCGGGACGTGTAGGAGGCCGCCGTCAAGGGGTGCTCGTTTCAATTGAAGCCGGAAAAGCCTCTCCGTACGGAATTATGCAAGTGGAGGACCGCGGAACGATTTTTGTGGAGCCAGGCACGGAAGTATACGGCGGGATGATTGTCGGCGAGCATACACGTGAAAATGACTTAACGGTCAATGTAACGCGTGTCAAGCAAGCTACGAATGTTCGCTCCGCTACAAAGGATCAAACCACCACTTTGAAGAAGCCGCGGCTCATGTCACTTGAGGAAGCGCTGGAGTATCTGAATGATGATGAATACTGTGAGATCACGCCAGAATCCATTCGTCTGCGCAAGAAAATCTTAGATAAAAACGAGCGGGAAAGACTAGCTAAAAAGAAAAAGTACGAAGAGATGTAA
- a CDS encoding YlaH-like family protein, protein MEGIEHVGPLLGALIKGLGVTWAVRVYWIVIIVLSILVYNLGFAKKLSLGKNIVVYISLVIGSLFLLILSYKLPVVESLFVAALVLGVYKFRLQIHKKESES, encoded by the coding sequence TTGGAAGGAATCGAGCACGTTGGCCCATTGCTGGGCGCTTTAATTAAGGGGTTAGGGGTAACATGGGCAGTCCGGGTGTATTGGATTGTCATCATCGTTCTATCGATTCTGGTGTACAACCTTGGTTTTGCCAAAAAGCTGTCTCTCGGCAAAAATATCGTGGTGTACATCTCGCTTGTGATCGGTTCATTGTTTTTGTTAATCCTTTCCTACAAGCTGCCCGTTGTGGAAAGTTTATTCGTAGCTGCGCTGGTGCTTGGGGTGTATAAATTCCGATTGCAAATTCATAAAAAAGAAAGCGAAAGTTAA
- a CDS encoding YlaI family protein: MRVKCILCEKINKLDDHLLLAKKLRNRPIHTYMCPTCEERIAKKTKARIATGKFHVYRSGKNKELLEKKK, from the coding sequence TTGAGAGTTAAATGTATTTTATGCGAAAAAATCAATAAACTCGACGATCATCTTCTGCTGGCGAAAAAGTTAAGAAATCGTCCGATCCATACTTATATGTGTCCAACATGCGAAGAAAGAATCGCTAAAAAAACGAAAGCCCGCATCGCGACCGGAAAGTTTCACGTTTACCGCTCCGGAAAAAACAAAGAGCTGCTGGAAAAGAAAAAATAA
- a CDS encoding PNPOx family protein, producing the protein MYNDDRKGGRCLGKQRLIPELFRALPEERLASVAAIAHETGAPAIHAIS; encoded by the coding sequence ATGTATAATGATGATAGGAAAGGAGGAAGATGTCTTGGCAAACAGAGATTAATTCCGGAGCTCTTTCGCGCGCTGCCAGAGGAACGTCTGGCAAGTGTGGCTGCCATTGCACATGAAACAGGTGCCCCAGCCATTCACGCCATTTCTTGA
- a CDS encoding PNPOx family protein: MIVEMEIAYIRDVMFYGSKFIAEPCYEKTYDLAAAAKLDPENHGGFKTRS, encoded by the coding sequence ATGATTGTTGAAATGGAAATAGCTTACATAAGGGATGTGATGTTCTATGGATCCAAATTCATTGCCGAACCTTGCTATGAGAAAACTTATGATTTGGCAGCGGCTGCAAAATTGGACCCGGAAAATCATGGAGGCTTTAAAACAAGGAGCTGA
- a CDS encoding YhcN/YlaJ family sporulation lipoprotein: protein MILLKKILPIAALFLLFGCTQNQEGGMEPRENRQNNQPRQVKVNNEQIEERDRISIQEASNRLAQTAKEMPGVKGATAVAAGNYAIVGIDVEDDLDRSEVGSIKYTVAEGLKNQPYGANALVVADPDIYARLQEIGSDIQNGRPIEGLANELADIAGRTIPEIPGNITESDNAPDDATEQQKNKLSPNEDRQLEKEQEDQSNHHK from the coding sequence GTGATCCTATTGAAAAAGATTCTACCTATCGCCGCTTTATTCCTGCTTTTTGGCTGTACACAAAATCAAGAAGGAGGAATGGAGCCAAGAGAAAATAGACAAAACAACCAGCCGCGTCAAGTGAAAGTCAACAATGAACAGATCGAAGAAAGAGACCGGATCTCCATTCAGGAAGCGTCAAACCGCTTGGCTCAAACGGCTAAGGAAATGCCAGGCGTAAAGGGTGCGACCGCTGTAGCAGCCGGCAATTACGCCATAGTCGGAATTGATGTAGAGGATGATTTGGACCGCTCAGAAGTCGGCTCCATCAAATATACAGTTGCAGAAGGCTTAAAAAATCAGCCCTACGGAGCCAATGCCTTAGTCGTAGCGGATCCTGATATCTACGCCCGCCTTCAAGAAATAGGAAGCGACATTCAAAACGGCCGTCCGATTGAAGGTCTGGCCAACGAACTGGCCGACATAGCCGGGCGAACCATTCCCGAAATCCCTGGAAATATCACGGAAAGCGACAACGCCCCGGACGATGCGACCGAGCAGCAGAAGAACAAACTATCACCAAATGAAGATCGCCAGTTAGAAAAAGAGCAAGAAGATCAATCCAATCACCATAAGTAA
- a CDS encoding PhoH family protein — MSKIYVLDTNVLLQDPYAIFSFQENQVVIPAVVLEELDSKKRYMDEIGRNARLVSKMIDNLRETGKLHEGVALKNGGSLRIELNHRSFQRLQEIFIEVTNDNRILAVAKNLSLEEEEKENGRAVILVSKDTLVRVKADALSLQAEDYLSDRVIEMNEIYSGFLEIYVSKETLDLFYQKGEISLSEVANHPFYPNQFLLLKDALGSSSSAVGIVDKNAKLLKKLLYDEDIIWGIKPRNVQQTMAVELLMRPDIPLVTMAGKAGTGKTLIALAAGLFQTEDLQLFKKLLVARPIVPVGKDIGYLPGEKQEKLRPWVQPIYDNLEYLFNTQKSGEIDQILAGLNSVEVEALTYIRGRSIPEQYIIIDEAQNLTKHEVKTILTRVGERSKIVLMGDTAQIDHPYLDEYNNGLTYAIEKFKEQPVSGHIKLMKGERSGLAQLAADIL, encoded by the coding sequence TTGAGTAAAATTTATGTATTAGATACGAATGTCTTATTACAAGATCCATACGCTATTTTTTCTTTTCAAGAAAATCAAGTAGTGATTCCGGCGGTTGTACTGGAAGAGCTGGATTCGAAAAAAAGGTATATGGATGAAATAGGGAGAAACGCCAGGCTTGTATCGAAAATGATTGATAATCTGCGAGAGACCGGTAAGCTTCATGAAGGGGTAGCCTTGAAAAACGGCGGAAGCTTGCGGATTGAATTGAATCACCGCTCTTTCCAAAGGCTGCAAGAGATATTTATTGAAGTGACAAATGATAACCGCATATTAGCGGTAGCGAAGAATTTATCATTGGAAGAAGAGGAAAAAGAAAATGGCCGAGCGGTCATTTTAGTCAGCAAAGATACGCTTGTCCGGGTGAAAGCGGATGCGCTCAGCTTGCAGGCAGAGGATTATCTAAGCGATAGAGTCATTGAAATGAATGAGATCTATTCAGGTTTCTTGGAGATATATGTATCGAAGGAGACGCTGGATTTATTCTACCAAAAAGGTGAAATATCTCTTTCAGAAGTGGCGAATCATCCCTTCTACCCGAACCAGTTTTTACTGCTGAAAGATGCACTGGGCAGTTCCTCCTCGGCTGTAGGAATCGTCGATAAGAACGCGAAACTCCTGAAAAAACTGCTCTATGATGAAGATATTATCTGGGGAATTAAACCGAGGAATGTTCAGCAAACGATGGCGGTAGAGCTGTTAATGAGACCGGATATCCCCCTCGTGACGATGGCTGGAAAAGCGGGGACAGGCAAAACATTAATCGCACTGGCGGCAGGTCTTTTTCAAACGGAAGATTTGCAGCTGTTTAAAAAGCTGCTCGTTGCCAGGCCCATTGTCCCAGTCGGCAAAGATATTGGCTATTTGCCCGGTGAAAAGCAAGAAAAGCTGCGTCCTTGGGTACAGCCTATTTATGATAATTTAGAGTATTTATTCAATACCCAAAAATCTGGAGAGATTGATCAAATCTTAGCTGGCTTAAATTCTGTCGAGGTCGAAGCGCTTACCTATATTCGCGGCCGAAGCATCCCCGAGCAGTATATTATTATCGATGAGGCGCAGAATTTAACGAAGCATGAAGTGAAGACGATTTTAACGAGAGTTGGCGAGCGCAGCAAAATTGTGCTGATGGGAGATACCGCTCAAATTGATCACCCTTATTTGGATGAATATAATAACGGGCTGACATACGCCATTGAGAAATTTAAAGAGCAGCCGGTTTCCGGGCATATTAAATTAATGAAAGGGGAAAGGTCGGGTTTAGCGCAGCTGGCAGCCGATATCTTATAA